One Microcoleus sp. FACHB-831 DNA segment encodes these proteins:
- a CDS encoding rhodanese-related sulfurtransferase codes for MTQVVVTFYKFVKLPDFAEKRESLLSHCEAQGIRGTILLAAEGINGTIAGSRQAIYSVLSFLRSDPRLVDLEHKESYADSPPFDRMKVRLKKEIVTLGLPEIDPSDRVGTYVSPQEWNELISDPEVTIIDTRNDYEVSIGTFQGAQNPKTASFRQFPDYVRNDLDPSKHKKVALFCTGGIRCEKATSFMMAEGFQEVYHLKGGILKYLEEVPPEESLWQGECFVFDQRVALREGLEIGTHEMCQSCGHPISEADKTSPHYQENVSCPYCCDRPV; via the coding sequence ATGACCCAAGTTGTTGTAACTTTCTATAAATTTGTCAAATTGCCGGACTTTGCCGAAAAGCGAGAATCCTTGTTGTCGCACTGCGAAGCACAGGGTATTAGAGGGACGATATTGCTTGCAGCAGAAGGCATTAACGGGACGATTGCAGGCTCGCGTCAGGCAATTTATTCGGTGCTATCGTTTTTACGTTCAGATCCCCGCCTGGTTGACTTGGAGCATAAAGAGTCTTATGCCGATTCACCGCCGTTCGACCGGATGAAGGTGCGGTTGAAGAAAGAAATTGTCACGTTGGGATTACCGGAAATCGATCCAAGCGATCGCGTTGGCACTTATGTCAGTCCGCAGGAGTGGAACGAACTGATTTCAGATCCAGAAGTAACGATTATTGACACCCGCAACGATTATGAGGTGTCGATTGGTACTTTTCAAGGAGCGCAAAATCCCAAAACTGCCTCATTCCGCCAATTTCCCGACTATGTTCGCAACGACCTCGATCCGAGCAAACATAAAAAAGTTGCTTTATTCTGCACTGGCGGCATTCGCTGCGAAAAAGCGACATCATTCATGATGGCTGAAGGCTTCCAAGAGGTGTATCACCTCAAAGGCGGCATTCTCAAGTATTTAGAGGAAGTTCCCCCAGAAGAAAGTCTGTGGCAAGGGGAATGTTTTGTCTTCGATCAACGTGTCGCTTTACGTGAAGGTTTGGAGATAGGAACTCATGAAATGTGCCAAAGTTGCGGGCATCCTATCTCCGAAGCCGATAAAACTTCACCTCATTATCAAGAGAATGTTTCTTGTCCCTACTGTTGCGATCGCCCAGTTTGA
- a CDS encoding EcsC family protein — protein MAVESRESSSTDQVSEAIAKATQVAKLASEALQSATDKVTSATTLLGESVTPTAMRLVEEGTENVGKFVTPIAENPFIKYAAKLPGLNLLLAGLGQVDVDKAQNEVEKLRQEYPLETPEQLAHRIIVDTSLKAGGIGLLTNFVPPLALTLFAVDIAAITALQAEMIYRIAAAYGFSLKDPTRRGEVLAIFGLSVGGSGVLKVGLGFVELLPIIGAVVGASNNAALLYSLGFVACRFYELKINSVARTTVSDVGNATN, from the coding sequence ATGGCAGTAGAAAGCAGAGAAAGTTCATCCACCGACCAAGTGAGTGAAGCGATCGCGAAAGCAACTCAAGTAGCTAAGTTGGCTTCTGAGGCACTACAGTCTGCTACTGACAAAGTTACAAGCGCGACCACTCTTTTAGGAGAGTCTGTTACACCTACGGCGATGCGGTTAGTCGAGGAGGGAACGGAAAACGTAGGCAAATTCGTTACCCCAATCGCTGAAAACCCTTTCATAAAATATGCTGCCAAACTTCCAGGCCTTAACTTGCTCTTAGCTGGGCTGGGTCAAGTTGATGTGGATAAAGCTCAGAATGAAGTAGAAAAGCTGCGTCAAGAATACCCCTTAGAAACACCCGAACAGCTTGCCCACCGCATTATTGTCGATACTTCGCTCAAAGCAGGTGGAATTGGATTGCTAACCAACTTTGTACCTCCGTTGGCGCTAACTCTGTTTGCAGTTGATATAGCAGCAATCACCGCACTTCAAGCTGAGATGATTTATCGCATTGCTGCTGCATATGGATTTTCGCTAAAAGATCCAACTCGACGAGGCGAAGTCCTGGCAATTTTTGGTTTGTCTGTGGGAGGTTCTGGAGTCCTGAAGGTTGGGTTGGGCTTTGTGGAACTTCTACCTATAATAGGCGCTGTGGTTGGAGCATCAAATAACGCTGCTTTGCTTTACTCGCTAGGATTTGTTGCCTGCCGATTCTATGAACTAAAAATAAACTCTGTTGCTCGCACAACTGTGAGTGATGTTGGGAATGCTACTAACTAA
- the modB gene encoding molybdate ABC transporter permease subunit encodes MLDISPLWISLKTALIATIITFFLGIAAAYWMLTSVGKWKSVVEGIFISPLILPPTVVGFLLLLLFGKNGPLGQVLLSLNFSIVFTWYAAVIAATVVAFPLMYKTALGAFEQIDANLLRVARTLGASEWTIFWRITLPLAMPGILAGTTLAFARALGEFGATLMLAGNIPGQTQTIPMAIYFAVEAGAMNEAWVWVLVIMSISLSAIIAANFWGKGDAINRRLYNTGERSPIANYQLPITNFGLVVDIQKQLPGFLLQLSFSANENPLGLLGASGAGKSMILRSIAGIETPTSGRIVLNGRVLFDSQTGTNIPSRDRRIGFLFQNYALFPHLTVAQNIAFGLPKGTSALIIKQQVETQLAALQLQGLADRYPHQLSGGQQQRVALARALASQPEALLLDEPFSALDTHLRSQLEKQLISTLSTYPGVTLFVTHNLEEAYRVCGDLLVIEQGRAIAYGSKHDIFEHPNTVGVAQLTGCKNFSRAVVRESQMVDAIDWSCTLQIVEPIPAPLSHIGIRAHQLTFTDDPHQKNTFPCWLVQTSETPHRMTLYIKLNSSPTSPQDYHLQAEVFKEKWATLKDRPFPWYIRLHPLRLFLLSE; translated from the coding sequence ATGCTTGACATTTCTCCTTTATGGATATCCCTCAAAACCGCCTTAATCGCTACCATAATTACCTTCTTCCTGGGAATTGCCGCTGCTTACTGGATGCTGACTAGCGTCGGTAAATGGAAATCGGTAGTTGAGGGAATCTTTATCTCGCCCCTAATTTTGCCACCAACAGTCGTCGGCTTTTTATTACTGCTGCTGTTTGGCAAAAATGGCCCCCTTGGACAAGTGCTACTGTCGCTTAACTTCAGTATCGTCTTCACTTGGTACGCCGCAGTTATTGCAGCCACAGTAGTTGCCTTCCCCTTGATGTACAAAACAGCACTGGGAGCATTTGAACAAATTGATGCTAATCTCCTGCGGGTAGCCAGGACTCTTGGCGCTTCGGAATGGACAATCTTTTGGCGAATCACTTTACCCTTGGCAATGCCAGGGATTCTCGCCGGAACTACTCTAGCTTTCGCCCGTGCTTTGGGTGAATTCGGAGCTACGTTAATGCTGGCTGGCAACATCCCCGGACAAACTCAAACTATCCCAATGGCTATATATTTTGCCGTTGAAGCGGGAGCCATGAATGAAGCCTGGGTGTGGGTGCTGGTAATTATGAGCATTTCTCTATCCGCCATCATTGCTGCCAATTTTTGGGGAAAGGGAGACGCGATAAATCGGCGTCTCTACAATACTGGGGAACGATCGCCAATCGCAAATTACCAATTACCAATTACTAATTTCGGGCTTGTTGTAGACATCCAAAAGCAACTCCCTGGCTTTTTGCTGCAATTATCCTTCAGCGCCAACGAAAACCCCTTGGGATTGTTGGGGGCTTCTGGTGCTGGCAAAAGCATGATTCTTCGCAGCATTGCAGGGATAGAAACGCCTACCTCCGGTCGCATTGTTTTAAACGGGCGGGTGTTGTTCGATTCGCAAACAGGGACAAATATTCCCAGTCGCGATCGCCGCATTGGTTTTTTATTTCAAAATTACGCCCTATTCCCTCACTTAACTGTCGCTCAAAACATTGCCTTTGGTTTGCCAAAGGGCACGTCAGCTTTAATAATCAAACAGCAGGTAGAAACTCAACTCGCCGCTTTGCAGTTGCAGGGATTAGCAGACCGATACCCGCACCAACTCTCAGGCGGTCAGCAGCAACGGGTAGCCTTAGCGAGAGCCTTAGCAAGTCAACCAGAAGCGCTGCTGCTGGATGAACCATTTTCAGCACTGGATACGCACTTGCGAAGTCAGCTAGAAAAGCAACTAATTTCGACGCTTTCAACTTACCCCGGCGTCACCCTATTTGTAACCCACAATTTAGAAGAAGCTTACCGAGTTTGCGGGGATTTATTGGTAATTGAACAAGGAAGAGCGATCGCTTACGGTTCTAAACATGACATCTTCGAGCATCCAAATACTGTAGGTGTAGCCCAATTGACGGGGTGCAAGAACTTCTCCCGCGCTGTTGTCAGGGAATCTCAAATGGTAGACGCGATAGATTGGAGTTGCACTCTCCAGATAGTTGAACCAATCCCAGCTCCACTTTCACATATAGGAATTCGCGCCCATCAACTAACCTTTACCGACGACCCCCATCAAAAAAATACTTTCCCCTGCTGGTTGGTTCAAACAAGCGAAACCCCGCACCGGATGACACTATATATTAAGTTAAATTCTTCGCCTACCAGCCCCCAAGACTACCATCTGCAAGCAGAAGTCTTTAAAGAAAAATGGGCTACTCTCAAAGATCGTCCTTTTCCCTGGTACATTCGTCTGCATCCGCTGCGGCTGTTTCTTCTGTCGGAATAA